Genomic DNA from Macadamia integrifolia cultivar HAES 741 chromosome 6, SCU_Mint_v3, whole genome shotgun sequence:
aggtctgaacttccaataacaataaacagaaaataaaaatagaaaaagaagaatcgatggagggttgagaagggtgaaagagaataaaggaatgggtatcacccctcaggttttgggtatcacacccctcaaaggtttaggcatctcacctctcaataacagtttttttagctaaagagtaatcactcaataatttattcattcaaatctaaaattataagtacataggctcctctatttatagagggcagaatagcaatcaaactactactaagagctagtttcccaataggactagacactcctactacaactatgagctagtttcctaataggactagacactcttactacaactaggaattcaaaataggactaggacttgactttatgactccaacatggagtaggattaACTAATTAacagtccatataggactttacaaccgaccaatggcctagcctttattgaattaaatagcaactaactaaactaatgaattaaatctcatttttataccttctactcatattttaggcccattaaagtggtctatttcaaagaaaactcatgggatcaaaggcccaacacatatataacacaacccaaggcttatttgcaataaaataagcccaagtgacttatctacatcaaaggATTTCTAAACCCTACTTCTACAATACCTATTTAAAGATGTAATTACCTTTTTAGTAGAGTtggggaaataaaaattatgttttttagTGGCGACTGTAAGTGGATGTCTCTTCCACTCcttaattctttcttttctttctacctacgaaacatcttcttcttttcttttaatacctCTTCCTATGAATGTTTAGCCGGCTTTATGTTCTTCTTCCTTAGTCCATTTGTTACAGATCTGCTCTGCAACTGCCAGAGACAGAAGAAATACAACCAACATATGTTGTATTCTTGGTTTCAAAAATTCATTAACATCTGTTCTCTAGTCCTGTTAATTATCTGAAATTGTGTTGCTCTGTGAAGAGATACCTACATAATTCTGAATCAGTAATCTAGTTTCTTCTTACTCTGGTATGGTTCAGAGTCTAGAACAGAATCTGGAAGAGCAAAAATGCTGGAAACCAGAATTGTTGTAAtcaagaaaatctcaaaaattggcaaaaaattcaattttaagAAAACCAGTTTCTTCAGTAACTACCAAACACTACCCAGAGGCTGTACTTAACCATAACTAATTCTGGAATTTCAGAAATAAGGAAGAGTAGATGGGGGCACAGACTATAATAAGTGCTGTGACTATTTAAAACTCAGTTAAATTGGGATGGGGGATCACCAAGACACCAACAGAATCTCCCAAGCCTAAATGGTCCCAAACTATATTAAATGGGAAAAACCATTCCGTCGCTCCTCATTGGTGTGGTCCTCTATACCACTTGCTCAGAGAAATGTCTCTAATATAAAATTAATGGGATTTTAGATAGTGCAGTATGGACCTGCAGTAGAGAAGCCAAGAAACAGATCGTAGGAATCAATTctataatttcagatttgaacaGCTAAGAGTCAATCTCAGAATTCAAGAGATATCAGTCACAAAGtaataaatatcaaaatctGGAGAAACTCAGAACTATGATATGATCGGAATAAGAAACCAGAAAAGTGAACCAAAAACAAGGGTTCCGCCTGGTGTAGAATCAGGAGGTTAAGAATAAAAAGGAGAGATCATACCTGATAAGAGAACTAAAATTAgcccagaagaagagagagaaactcgATCCCACGATCAGTACCACCAGCACTTGTAACTCAAACTCAAATTCACTATCCAAAACCAATCTGCTTGATAGGGGGCGttttacatatatataattgCTAACAGAAGGGGgcgttttatatatatataattgctAACAGAAGTACAGAACCAATTTAGACTCTCTCATGGATTCCTAGCCACAAActgaaactaaataaaatatgGACCAGGTTTTCCCAAGGCCACGGTCACCGTGGCCCATTGCAACCCCAGACAATAgggagagggaggaggagggggagggggagggggagggggagggggtccCATCATTAGCCACCAAAGAAGAAAACTTTGACCATAAATATTAAACTGAACTCAGCTGCTCTACCACCAGCCTATTCTCAGTAAAAGACTAAAAGGCTAAAACTAGACTCCTACATCGGCACTCATCGACAGCGTCTAAAGGCTCCACTAAAAACTAATTTAATTACAATAATAACACCCAAACTTTCTAAAATACCCAATCTACCTTACTGGAACTGATGGCCCAATTTTGGCCTGTTCTCATTGGCCTGGGCCGAACTGGATAATGCTTATCCAGCCAGGCTTCTTCATCTGGATCATACTCTCAGCTGACTGGTTATTTTACTACAACCAGTCACAGTGTACTGttaagaaaacaaggaagctTCTCTGAACTTCTATTTCAGATCAAAAGTTGTTGCTAATTCTGTCACTTCTTTTCCATCTCATGttctgattttttattattatagaacctTAATTCCTGAGCATATTTTGTTTACTTTATCTAAGTTAAAATTAAATTATTGTCACTGTTTGTTTGGGTTTCTAGAATCCCACTCAGATAGGAGACCTAATCCCACTAATACTCCTTTGACTAAACAGCTGTACCAGTTCCCTATTAAGATTAGGACTTCCACATCAGACATTCAGACTCCTAGCCAGACAAAGATTCCATCTAAAATTCCTACTTGGATCAAGAGTCCTAATCCTAGCTCAGCAAGGAGTTTTACCCTTCGGGACGCTACACAACCTCTGGCATATCGATTGAACATCATGTCACATTGTCTTTCTCTATATAACCTAAGTAACAAGGACACTGAGATGAGTCTTGACGTTTGACATTGATACTTATAAAGAATACAAGGGCCATGTTAATACATGTTAACAGGAGTCTGCACAACAATTTTGGAAAAGTCGAGTGTCAATGGACACAAAAGTATATCGCTGGGCAACAGTTTCTCAAAAAGGAACTGATTAGTTATTGATCAAATGTTCCAATCCTTTTAAGgccccaaaatccaaaatagcaatcaagaaataaataaaatcaactacGAAAGGATATCACTTGGTATGACTGTAGATATGTAGTCTCCCCTCCGATGCCATTCAATTGTGGATACCGTCTACAACCATCCAGGGAAGTAACCAGTAAATGCTTCAGTCAAAGCTAATaatagtttcaagtttcaacacaGAAAACAGGATGCTTTAACCAATAATGCTTATAAAGAGTATTAATGAAGACAAAGTGTACCTTAGCATGCTTCAACCTGATGCCCTCATGTTTGTCATGTTGAAGCCAGCTAACAGTGGTTGTGGTATGTCCTACACAAATAACATACATGAAGAAATGCCTAACGTATTTAATTGGTCTGAAATACAAAAGTGATCTGACTGACCAGAATCATCCGGTGTAGCAGGTGCTCCTACATGTAGcagttctttaatttttttctgttcttcttcatttccaAGTCCAGTGTCCAAAATCAGTACATCTTGCCCCCTACAGTATATATGGGAGAATAACTTAGATGGAAAACAAATTAATTGATATaaagagaagaactaaaacaaGGGAAAAGTAAAGAttgaatgtaatttttcctacACTGAAACTGCAAGAATGGGAAGCTCAGCCAAAGGATTCCATGCAATGCACTGAACCGCTTCACCAACATCCCAGACTCTAAGGCATCGACCAGTCTCAATCTCCCAAACACGTACAGTGCCATCAGTTGAACCTTCATCCAAACTCAAATGATAAGAATAAcaataagaaaatatcaaaatcttCCAGGAATTAATAGTTAAATCATGAGGATCATCCCTCACCAGAAGCCATCCATTGCCCTGATGATTCAATGGAAATCGACAGAACAGCATCCTTGTGCCCTCTGTACTCAAGATAACATTTTGTCGGGTAAGGCCTTAGATCTTTCCGACTTGgtagtttaggctttagggactCAGGATCAATGTTAATCTATTAAAatggaggaggaaaaaaaaagacaataccAACAAGTTAGCAATTACCATGACTATGTTAAAACGAAGAGATACCTAGAGACAATTTACAGAAAGAAGTCTCAAATGGAACTAATAAAGCACAATTTCAGATTTACTTACACGTTTCTTTCTCGTTCTAGGGCACAAATACAGGTCCAAACAACGATCAAATGATTCTTTCAAAGCATTGTCATATGCTGGAACACTTCGCAGAGAATCAAACCTATGCAAAGGCATGACAGTCAATAGACTCCATTTTTTAAATGTTCTTACTTTCAAGTATCAAAGGTTAGAAGCTAGTGAATGCTAATAACGGGAGTTGAAGGGTATAATACCTTCTTGGGATAAATTTGGGACGGTCTTCCTCATACATGAGCTGGTAAGAATTGATCTCTTCTTGGGTAGGTATGTACTCAACTGAAGGATTGTATGATTCCTCATGGCCTGCAAggttaaaaaagaagaaaggtcaACAAAGAACCAAATCTTTGAGTTCTCCTGAAGCACCAAACAATATGCATGAAATATATTGGGCGATGAACCTAGGCATTGCCCTTACTTCAGATCTATTTGGCTTCTTGTTTCCCAAACCAATGGACACAAAAACAGCAAACAAGTTGGCAGAtgatttagccaaaaaagggtTGTTCGGACAGGACTGTATTCACTGTTGGGATGAGATTCCTTATCATGTAGGGTTCTTATTTTTGTGAACTCGGAATAGGAATGGGCATAGTTCAATGTGGACAACGCTGTATGAGATTATAGTGCTGTTGTTGTATCTAACAATTGTAATTCTACTTTGCACTCTTATCTCATTTCTATTAATGATAGTTTTATTAACCccctccaaaaaagaaaagggaatttTCAAGAACCCAAAAGCAGGACTGAGACTGAAGCATTACCTgccaattttggttttggtgCAGGAATATAGTTTAGCCCGTGCCCAGCTTTTTCAGTTGAGCTGGAATCGTCACCCCACAATAAATAAAACCGTGATTCATCCTTTGGCTTGTCAAACTTTATCAAACCCTTTCGAATAGCCCGGACATACTTAACAACCTAAATTCACAAGAAGTAACAGTGATGAAGCAAGGAACCAGCTCTTGGAAAAGCATCACTAACTTTCAATTGCAAGTTGCTACATCGACCAAGTCCATGACCAAACCAGTGACAGTGGATCAAATTAAATAGCTTCATACAACAATTAAGCAGGTGTCAAAGGACAATGGGGAGAAATAACAGTAACATAAAAAAGTCAAGCAGATAATAAAATAGCGCATCCACCCTGAATGTACTTCAACAATTATAACACTTGTCAGAGATAAGCTGTTTTTTAAAGGCAATACCTGGTTTCTGATATTAAAAAACTTACGATCAAGGTGTATAGTTTATTCAAACAAGTCCTGGTTAATTGTAAGTCAACAAACCAAAGCTAGCTAAACTTCCTGAAGAGGGAAACAAGGTTTGAAGATGAGGAGGTTGGGGAGGCACTATGTTTACAACTACCATCTCACTCCATCCAAACACTAGATTTTACCTTTTTGCTCTCCCATTTTGAAGGAATGAACCGCCTTTTCGGCTCTGGCGCATTAGACAGTGGATGCTTAGCATCATCCCACACAAACCAGTCCACATAAGGCTGCATGAGAAACATGAGGAATAAATTCAATCTCTGTTACTTGGAACAGTTATAATTTAGTTTGACACCAATGTAAATAGAATTAGCGTGAAATTGGAGCCTGAAAAGGTGACACTAACTGCATATGGATCAACATCAGCATGTGGAGTTCTTCCTTTCAATAATCGACGGATAATTTTTGTCTCCTCTTTTGTCAGCTCCACTTCCTCATCATTGTACTCATCATAAAGTTTGCGCCTATGTCAACAAAGTatcacaggaaaaaaaatttactcaAGTTAGATGCTGCTAAAATCTCTGTTAAAACGGAAATGGATCTAAAGGAAAAGATGGGAAGCATTAAACAAAGAAGATGCACCAGGCTACCAAGAGCTCTGCCCCGTAACATCTAGTAATCTGGAAGCACGAAACATTACAGTGACAGCATTCAAACACTCCACGTAGGCAATTTTAGATTACAAAAATTTGGGAGAGAGTGAACATTAATCATCTCGATGAATTCCATATTAAGGCCAGAAGGCCTTctaactaaaaagaaaaaaaaacacttatcCAACTCTTCCAAAAGATGCAAAACAGGTAGCATAAGAAGCAATCACACACAAATTGAAAAATATCAATCTTAGCATGGAGGCAAAGAGGTGGCATTTCACTGAAATGCAGAGAAATGCAACACCGGCTCCATATTTTTTGAGAATTCCAATCACAACTAAGAAACAATGATGGAATTAGCATATCCTCGACATTAATGAGATTTCTTATTTGCCCATCAGGAGGGGGGCAGATAGCTAACACATGAGAAAATATCAAGCAGCAAAAGTACAACATCATTAAGGAAGATTCTTGGACACCTAGGCAGTTGCCTTGGATGCCTTGGTCGCTTTGCCTTTGGAGCCTCTCCAACACCTAGGGTCACCTAGACATCGTGAGAACTATGGGAAGATTATTTGGTTACAGCAAAGGTGATCCAGAAGCACTATGAAATCCCAAGTTCTAGTATGGCTCAGTCAACTCGGTTTTGTGACTTAGCTTGAATCACTGGACAATAACAGAATACATGATTCCACAACTCATAAAGTGAATAGCACAACTCACTTTTGAGTCTACCAAATTTGTAATCGCAGTTTTTTGAATCCCAAACCACACTGATTCAACAAAACTGAGCACTTACGAGTTACGAGAACCTTATTCGCACCAACTCATAGATATATGTGAAGATCACACTGAAAGTATTATGTCTCCATCGGATTGCATCCAAAAATCAACTGAATAACCCCTCCCAGGAGTCCTGAATACTCATCACCCAAATTTGATCTTGCTTCCTACATCACAGCATAACTTGTCACTGATATTTTCCAACTCCTTTCCAAACGGTTCCCCTCCATCATCAAATCAACAATATACCCAGATACTATTATAGCCTCACTAGGTTGTTCCTAAACCCAATAACCCATTTATCCCCCAGCCATACGCCACAAATATAGATCCAACTTACAGCCTCCATTTTCAAATTATTGGTATTCTAGGAGGAAAAATATATGCATATATTTTTGCCACATTTTTCCTATGCTTGAGTCTGCTTCATCGACAGTCTAAACCCACAAAACCAAACATCCCTATTTTTGTAAGGGAGGCCAAAGATGACAAGTCTTTGTGCATTAGCAGCAGATAATGTCATAAACAGATAGAAATGACAGAAAACAAAATGTGTCGCCAAACTCaaatagttgggataaggcttagtgaGTTGAGTGCTAAAGaatttttcttctccatttttcaGGCCTAAATTGTGGCGTTAGTCATTAGTGAGATTCGGATGCCTTGGTCTTACACAATCTTATGAGATCTATGTTAGCCCTGATTGGTAGTTCAAACTATGGGGTTAATGAGATTCTGGTCTATAAGATTTAGACAACCTAATGAGGTCTACTTAGTCCTCAATCCTCATTCATTGTGCATCCTCGGTAGAGGAAGCCATGCAAAAAAAAAGCTAATTCAAGCCAACTTTGAATTTTCTGTTAGTTGCTCTACATTAAACCAAATCCCAAAGAAAAGCAAGTATGCTATAACCCAGTATGTGTGCTGTTTTCCTAAGGTTTAAGGAGGGGTGGACTGAAGACATCCTAACCTTTGACATATTTTGCATGATGGCTGCTCTCAAACACAAACCTGTGTCTTGATACTGGCAGCTAGAGCTTTTACAGCAGCAACTGGCAgaccctaagaaaaaaaaaatcacaaaagcACAAACATGCCCTAATAAAATATTCAGTGTTTCCCACATATATCCTATATCCTCCCCCTTCGGTATTCCACCTTGAAGGAATTAAAGGTTTGCACTTCTCCAAATTTCAGACTAACTGAAATAAAAGTGGATAGGGAAGTTGAATCATTATAAGTAGGGTCAGTGCCTTGTTTATtggacatcttttttttttttcttattggttgAATTTCTATTGGACATCTTTGAAGAAACTGTTTTGAGGCTTCCTTCGgttattcaaaaaaaaacaaaaaaacaaaaacttttTATTTAACAAACTGGAATTTTAATTTACCAATGCATATAAAAATCACAGCATAACAGGGGGAATCCATATGGGAGCGCCCAGAATTCTGATTTAAACAAGAAATAAGAAATGACAATTAAGCTCACCAATTTTTTGAGTCATCAGCCCCAGCCAAAAATGAGTCTAGCTTATCTTTCCTTGCCTGTTTTTTAATCTTCTTTCCAGTGATGTCATATCCAATGTGTTCCTCATCTTCATACCACTTTAGCGGAACATCACCTATTGTATTTCGAGGAGCAAcctggaaaaaacaaaacaatgaaaaagTGAAAACAAACGCCACAAAGATCTTAGAATCAGCTTTTTATACAAAAGAAGTATATTGCAGACCTCATCTTCAGAGGAATCACTCTCTTCGACTGGGGGATGTGTTTCGACCTCTTCGTCTTGGTCTTCTTGACTATAAACCTTCTGTGAGTCATCATTCGTGTCTGTGTCAACAGAGTCCTGCAATAATTGTtcaagaatttattaaaaaatatatatagtttAAGACATCAAATTTGAGCTAGAGGGTTTGCAGTATCAAACCTCCTCCGTCACTTTGTGACTTTCTTCTTCAACCATCTTCTTGTAAATTTATGGACGAATAATGAGCTTCCCAACCCTTCTGTCCCAAAGCctgtttttttctcttgaaaCTAAGAACCCTAACCCGCTCACACCCGAATACCTTTAACAATACTTTCTTCACTTGTCTGCTGAAACGACATCCAAAACATAAAAACAGAACGATAAAATCAGTCAAAAcatgaaggggaaaaaattcGAGGAGAGAGCGAGAACCTTAAACATTGCTCGGAAGTCGGCAAGAGCAAAAGCTAAGAGTAATAcacagatagagagagagagagagtaccgaCTATAGAATGGAGGCGGCGGCGCGGAGTATGCAGTTTGCAGGGGGGGAGCAGGAAGAGAAgcgggagagagagaatgagagagaggtCAGTATGGCCTTTTGGACATTTGGTGGTCGAGCGACTCAAGATGGGCTGCAAACGGGTAGGGTAGGGTCGGTAATGGCAAACCCGACAATGCCACAAAAATTCAATTCGGGACGTAAATGGATCGAATATAATAATATCCGTATCCATTTCTAATTAATTTCGAACcgaaatttttttaaacatagGCCACAGGCACACAAGCGATTATTCTCTATAGTGATTGCGGCAGTGCCGTAAGCATTGGATGGTTGAGAGCATCTGAGCACATGCCCCAAGATGGTCGATGTACCACCGCATTTAATGTAGAGGCTGTTTTTTCCAGACATAGTGTGCCAAAAGACCACAGTACCCCTCATGGGTTCAAGCATCCGTGTTTGGGTGTAGGGGCATTCTGGGATAAAAAACACTAGCCCCATAAAAACATATccaaatacaaaattttgattatttatttgggGGAGTGTTTTCTCTGGGGGGAAAGGAAAAGTGTGGTGTGGGCATTAATGGGAGAGCTCAAGAAAGCATTAATAGGGCCGACAATTTGCTTTTCATGGGGGTGGTATGGTCAT
This window encodes:
- the LOC122082384 gene encoding ribosome biogenesis protein BOP1 homolog produces the protein MVEEESHKVTEEDSVDTDTNDDSQKVYSQEDQDEEVETHPPVEESDSSEDEVAPRNTIGDVPLKWYEDEEHIGYDITGKKIKKQARKDKLDSFLAGADDSKNWRKLYDEYNDEEVELTKEETKIIRRLLKGRTPHADVDPYAPYVDWFVWDDAKHPLSNAPEPKRRFIPSKWESKKVVKYVRAIRKGLIKFDKPKDESRFYLLWGDDSSSTEKAGHGLNYIPAPKPKLAGHEESYNPSVEYIPTQEEINSYQLMYEEDRPKFIPRRFDSLRSVPAYDNALKESFDRCLDLYLCPRTRKKRINIDPESLKPKLPSRKDLRPYPTKCYLEYRGHKDAVLSISIESSGQWMASGSTDGTVRVWEIETGRCLRVWDVGEAVQCIAWNPLAELPILAVSVGQDVLILDTGLGNEEEQKKIKELLHVGAPATPDDSGHTTTTVSWLQHDKHEGIRLKHAKTVSTIEWHRRGDYISTVIPSGESRAIMIHQLSKKLSQNIPFKLHGLPVTSAFHPSRSIFFIATKKNVRVYDLLKHKLIKKLETGLREVSSIAIHPAGDNVIVGSREGKLCWFDMDLSSQPYKTLKCHQKDITNVAFHRSYPLFASCSDDGTAYVFHGTVYSDLNQNPLIVPLEILRGHSSTNGRGVMDCKFHPRQPWLFTAGSDSVIKLYCH